The segment AGGCGAAGCCCGCCTGGATCCACGGAGTCACGATGTTGACGTCGGCCGCGGCCGTCCCGTAGTCGTCGGTGTAGGCGCAGTCGTCGCCGAGGCCGGCCGTGACGTGCGCGTTTGCCAGGATCGGCCAGCCGCCGGCCGGCGCCGTGCCGGTGGGCACGTAGATGGTGGCGAGCGCGTGCCGCGGCTGGTCGAGCGAGTCCCGCGTCCAGTACGTGATCGAGGTCGCGACGGATCCGGGCGCCTCCTTCCCCGGCAGCGGCGTCGACGCGATCACCTTGCCGGGCGCGTCGGACGGAGCGGCCGAGGCCGGCACGGCCGCCCCGACGGCCAGAAGCGGGCCCACGGCCAGGGATACGAGAAGGCGGCTCGGACGCACGGGCATCACTCATTTCGGTTCGACCACAGTGGCCTCATTAGGTTAGGCAACCCTAACTTATGCCCAGAAGGAGCGCGGCGACGACCGGCGCCAGGTACAGCAGGGGGAACGGCACGTGCCCGTACGCGCGGGCCCGCAGCACGGTGACGACGGCGCCGATGAAGTACAGGATCAGGCCGACGGCGGCGGCGACACCGACGGCGGGCACAGCGAGGCCGACGAGCAGGCCGAGCGCACCGGCTGCCTTCGCGGCGCCGAGCCAGGGCCACCAGGAGCGGGGTACGCCGTACGCGGCGAGCGGCTCGACGACCCACTTCGCGCGCAGGAACACGGACACGGCCGAGAACCCGACCCAGAGAGCAGCAACAACGGTGACGATCGCGGTAGCAGACATGCCCACGAGACGAGACACCCTCGCCAGCCGTGAACCCACGTGACCGGCGTCACCCGAAGCAAGAAGAGCAAGTCACCCGCAGAACGAGCTCGGCAGAGAGGGTGCGGGTGGCGAAGTCGCGCACAACAACCGGGAGAGGGTCTCCCCAACGCGCGACGCCGCCACACGCGATGTGTGACGGCGTCAGCCAGAGCCGGGCGGACCTACTTCAGGGCGACCTCGACACCACCGGAGAAGATCGAGTCATGCAGCTCCATGCGGGTGAGCTTGGTGGACTTCGGTACGTCGAAGACCAGCTTGCCGGTCACCGAGTTCCCCGGGTTGATCTCGTTGATGAACGTCTGCGCCTCGCTGTTCGCGTAGATCTCGGCGGTGTTGTCGTTCGAGTACTCCGTGCCCTTGGCATCGAACGCCTTCTGATTTATCCCGGCGAACATCTGCGCCTCGTCGCCGATGTTCTTCACCTTGATCGTGATGAGGCAGAACTGGCCCTGGGCCTTCTTGTTGAGCAACGAGGACCCGACGGACTTCTTGCCGCAGACCATCTTGGTGATCGTGAACTGGAACTTGCCGTCCTTGACCGGGTCACCGATCCCCGGCAGGGCCTCTTCGGTGGCTTTCTGCGGCTCCGGTTCCGCGACCGGCTCGGCGGCGGCCGCCGACGTCGCCGCTTCGGCCGGCTTGCCGGCCGTCCCGGCGGCTGCGGCCTTGTCGGCGCTCGCCTTCTCGGTGTCGGTGGTGTCACCGCCGGACAGCGCACCGATACAGATCAGCAGAACCAGTACGCCGGCGCCACCCGCGATCCATGGCAACTTCGACTTCTTCTTGGGCGCGACGGGCTGCGGGTAACCGGGCGGCGGCCCATAAACCGGCTGACCGGGTGCGGGCGGATACCCGGCCGGCGCACCAGGCTGCGGATATCCAGCCGGCGCACCAGGCTGCGGATACCCAGCCGGCACACCAGGCTGCGGATACCCGGCCGGCGGGCCTTGCGGCGGATACCCGGGCGGGGTGGGCTGGCCGCCGAAGGCGGGCTGGCCGGTCGGCGGGACAGCTGGCTGCCCCGGGCCTGGGGTGATGGGCTGCTCGGTCACAGGACGACGTCTCCACGGACGGGGAAAGGAACCGGTTGCGGCCGGCCCCAGTCCGGACACCCGACCGCCGGATCACTCAATCCGATCGCGGCTCCAGACGCCTTCCGCACTTCGGCGCGGAATCGGCAACGAGCAAGTACCGGTCGCCAACGGACGGCTACCCACCGCCGTCGACACGGCAAACAAGATCAACTAATCGGCTGACCACCCCACGAGCCCATAGGTCGGTCAGCACTCGGATTGATGGAGGGCACCTCGAGGAGGACGGCGTCACTGTCGAGGCATGCGAAAAGCCCCCTGCCATCAACCGATGCAGGAGGCTTTCTCACAGCTCAAATACTCGTGGGCGATACTGGGATCGAACCAGTGACCTCTCCGGTGTGAACGGAGCGCTCTCCCGCTGAGCTAATCGCCCTCAACGGATCCAGACTCTACCGGACGCCGTGAGCGGCCCGCGAATCAGGGGTCACCTCAGGTTGAGGAAGTCCAGCGTCCAGGTCACCAGGTTGATGTCCATGCTCAGGTAGACCGCCGTCCAGACCACGGCGCTGATGAAGACCATGCCGACGACGCCGATGACGGCCCGCACGGCGAGGCTCTGCCGGCCGACCCAGTGGGTCCAGCTCTGCACGTGGCGTTTGGTGAAGTGGAGCAGGTCCTTCGCCCAGGCGAACTCGATGGCGAGGATGGCCAGACCGAGGATCACGATCGCCCAGCCGGGGCCGGGGAACGGGATCAGGACGATGCCGATCGCGACCACCAGCGCGCCGACCACTCCGATCGTGATCTTCAGAGCCAGGCGCCCGGTGGGGTTGGACCGGATACGGTCGAGCACACGCACGTTCGTAACCCCGTCGTCCGTTTTTACACCCATTTCATCCCCCAGTGTCCCGGAGCCCCGTCACCGCCCGGGAGGAATGGACGTTACCGGAGTAAGTCAACTGCTGGACCACCCGACGCCGGGCGGAGCCGAGTACCTGGGCAGAACAGGACAAGATATCGCTTTA is part of the Actinoplanes sp. NBC_00393 genome and harbors:
- a CDS encoding DUF4352 domain-containing protein, which produces MPWIAGGAGVLVLLICIGALSGGDTTDTEKASADKAAAAGTAGKPAEAATSAAAAEPVAEPEPQKATEEALPGIGDPVKDGKFQFTITKMVCGKKSVGSSLLNKKAQGQFCLITIKVKNIGDEAQMFAGINQKAFDAKGTEYSNDNTAEIYANSEAQTFINEINPGNSVTGKLVFDVPKSTKLTRMELHDSIFSGGVEVALK
- a CDS encoding DoxX family protein → MSATAIVTVVAALWVGFSAVSVFLRAKWVVEPLAAYGVPRSWWPWLGAAKAAGALGLLVGLAVPAVGVAAAVGLILYFIGAVVTVLRARAYGHVPFPLLYLAPVVAALLLGIS
- a CDS encoding TIGR02611 family protein, encoding MGVKTDDGVTNVRVLDRIRSNPTGRLALKITIGVVGALVVAIGIVLIPFPGPGWAIVILGLAILAIEFAWAKDLLHFTKRHVQSWTHWVGRQSLAVRAVIGVVGMVFISAVVWTAVYLSMDINLVTWTLDFLNLR